Proteins encoded within one genomic window of Arachis ipaensis cultivar K30076 chromosome B08, Araip1.1, whole genome shotgun sequence:
- the LOC107610693 gene encoding uncharacterized protein LOC107610693, with protein sequence MAAAMQATAEALGNQMNQGNHGNNNDEDGPMTLATFLKVHPPTFRGTSNSTDADNWIQAMERALQAQQVPEEQWVEFGTYQFQGEAQYWWQGTRRFLQPDRAAIPWEVFRTEFYKKYFPNSARNAKKLELMQLKQGQMTVVEYTSKFEELCHFSRICQGAPEDFVEWVY encoded by the coding sequence ATGGCTGCAGCTATGCAGGCAACAGCTGAGGCACTGGGTAACCAGATGAACCAGGGTAATCATGGGAACAATAATGATGAGGACGGTCCTATGACGCTTGCTACATTTCTGAAAGTTCACCCTCCAACCTTTAGGGGAACCTCAAATTCCACTGatgcagataattggattcaGGCAATGGAAAGGGCGTTACAGGCACAACAGGTTCCTGAAGAGCAATGGGTTGAATTTGGAACTTATCAGTTTCAAGGTGAAGCTCAAtattggtggcagggaacacgACGTTTCCTGCAGCCTGATCGTGCTGCAATTCCTTGGGAGGTTTTTCGgacagagttctataagaagtactttcctaaTTCAGCCAGAAATGCCAAGAAACTTGAACTGATGCAGTTAAAGCAGGGACAGATGACTGTTGTTGAGTATACTAGcaaatttgaggagttatgtcACTTTTCTCGTATCTGTCAAGGTGCGCCTGAAGATTTTGTTGAATGGGTGTATTAA